CGCAAACTGCGCGCCGTGGCAGAACGCCGCGGCCGCGCCGTGGTCGTCGTCAACGCCATGGAGAGCGAACCGGCCAGCCGCAAGGACCAGTCCCTCTGCGCCGTCGCACCCCACCTCGTGCTCGACGGCGCCGTGCTGGCCGCGGCCGCGGTCGGCGCGGACACCGTCCATGTATGCCTGCCCCGCGACCGCGCCGCCCAGTGCCAGCAGTTGGGTGCGGCCCTGGACGAGCGCCGCTGCGCCCGCCTCGACCGGGTCCGGCTGCGGCTGCACGCCCTCCCCCACACCTACGTCTCCAGCGAGTCGACCTCTTTGGTGCGCTGGCTGGGCGGTGGCCCGGCCCGCCCGCAGGGCAGCCCGCCGCGCACCCATGAGCGCGGTGTCGACCGGCGCCCCACGCTCGTGAACAACGCAGAGACGCTCGCCCACCTCGCCCTCATCGCCCGCTACGGACCCGACTGGTACCGGCAGGCAGGCACTCCGGACGAGCCCGGCACCACACTCGTCACGGTCTCCGGCGCCGTCGCCGCCCCCGGTGTCCTGGAGGTGGCGCTCGGCACGCCGATCACCACGCTCCTGGACCGTGCCGGAGGCTCCACCGAGCCCCTTCAGGCGGCCCTGCTCGGCGGTTTCGCCGGCACCTGGCTGCCGACGGCGCATCTGGACACCCCGCTCGCCCGGCGCGCCCTCGCCCCGCTGGGTGCCGCTCCCGGTGCCGGGGTCCTCATCGCGCTCCCCCGAGCAGCCTGCGCGGTGAGCGAGACGGCACGGATGCTCGGCTACCTGGCCGCCCACAGCGCCCGCCAGTGCGGCCCCTGCCGTCTCGGGCTGCCCGCCGTGGCCGAGGACTTCACCGCCCTGGCCGCCGGACGAGCCGACCCCGCCCTGCTGGCGCGCCTGCGCCGTCGCGCCGGACTGCTGCCCGGCCGCGGCGCCTGCCGCCACCCCGACGGCGCCGCCCGTCTCGCCACCTCCGCCCTACATGCCTTCGCCGACGACGTCGACCACCACCTCACCCACGGCCCCTGCGCCGCCGCCCACTTGTCATCCCGCATTCCCGTACCACCCGCAACACCTCCGGAGACATGGCGATGACCAGCACCCGAAGCCTGCGCATCGACCGCATCACCTGCACCGGCGAGGGCCTGTGCGCCGAGCTCCTGCCCGAACTGATCGACCTCGACGAATGGGGTTACCCCGTCCTGAAAGACCGGGCGGTACCCGACCAGCTGCGCACCCACGCCCGCCGGGCCGTCGCCGCGTGCCCCCGCCTGGCCCTCCACACCGACCGGGGTCGGCCATGACCAGCACGCGCAGGCACCGTCTGCACGGCCCTGAAACAGGGCGAAGATCACGCCGTCGATGACCCCGTTGGCGAGGTCGGCCAGGAGCTGACGGAACTCGGGACGCAGGACGATCCAGTCGATGGACCCGTCGGGCCGGACGACCTTGTGCTTCTTGAAAGCGGAGGTGTCGTTCTCGCGGTAGACGCGTGGGAACGGGCCCCATCGCAGGCGGGCGCGGGTGTCTTGGGCATCTTCGAGCTGGCAATCGCCACCGGCTTCGAGACCGAAGCGGCCGGAGGAGATGCGCAGGTAGGAGCCGGGGCGCTTGGGGGAGTAGGCCGCCACGTGGTCATGGAGGTTGAGGGTGACGTGACCGCCGCGGGCGTGGGCGGGGACCTCGAAGTCCTCCCAAACGGTGGGGGCTGCTGTGGGCACGGTGTCGGATCCTGGTGCTCGGTGGCTCCCGATACCGGGCACTTTCCTCGAACTCAGGGGTCGCCTGGTGAGGTAGATCCGCTGTAGGCCCTCGCTGGTGCACCTGGATACTGATCCCATGCGTACTGACTTTGATCCCGCTGTCATGTCCCGCAACGACTTCTACCGGCTGCTGACCGCCACCGTGGTGCCGCGGCCGATCGCCTGGGTGTCGACCACCTCGGCGGACGGCACGCACAATCTCGCGCCGCACTCGTTCTTCACGATTGCCAGTGTGGCGCCTCCCGTTGTGCAGTTCAGCTCGGTGGGGCGGAAGGACACCCTGCGGAATATCGAAGCTACCGGGCAGTTTGTGGTGAATTTTGCGTCGGAGTCGCTTTTTGAGCAGATCAATGACACCGGCACCGATTTCCCGCACGGTGTGAGCGAGTTCGAGGCCGTCGGGATCGAATCCGAGCCGAGTCTGCGGGTGAAGCCGCTGCGGGTGGCGGCGTCGCCGGTGGCGCTGGAGTGCGAGGTGCACACGACGATCGGCATCGGGGACTCCACGATCGTGTTCGGGCGGGTGGTGCATGCCGTGGTGTCGGAGGACGTGCTGTCCGACGGGCACCCCGAGGTCAGCAAGCTGAAGCCGTTGTCGCGGCTGGGCAAGGACGAGTGGGCCACGCTCGGTGAGGTACGGGAGCTGGCGCGCATCCGGCACGCGGACTGGCGGGGGCCGGCGAGCGACCGGTAGCGGGGGAGGGCCGGCGGTCGGTCTGCTCGGCTCCGGAAGGTTTCAAGACGCTTCTTGCGAGGGCTATTTCCGGCGCACCGCGAGGTTCGAGAGTCTGTGGCCTGCTGGCTGACCGACTGGCTGACTGAGCGGAGTTGCTGTGACCGGTGGTGCTGTGACTGATGGTGCCGTGACTGATGGTGCCGTGACTGATGGTGCTGTGACTGGTGGTGTTGATTCAGCGTCTGACGGGGGCAGGGCTGCTCGGGCGGCCGAGGCTTCCCCGCTGAGCCGACGGTCCGCGGTCCGGGCGGTGGCTGCCGCGGCGGTCGCGGGGCCGGTGGTGTCGGCGGCGTACGGGGCGGGGACCGCGTACGCCGCCGATGACGGGCCGGCGCTGCGCGTGATGACGTTCAACCTGCGGTACGCCTCGGACGTCCGCCCGCACTCCTGGGCCGAGCGCCGGCCTGTGATGCGGAGCCTGCTGCGCCGCGCGGCCCCGCAGCTGCTCGGCACGCAGGAGGGGCTGTACGGGCAGCTCCGCGATATCGCAGAAGACCTGGGGGAGCACTACGACTGGGTGGGGACCGGGCGGGCCGGGGGCAGCAAGGACGAGTTCGCGGCGATCTTCTATGACGTGCGGCGGCTCGCGCCGGTTGAGTACGACCACTTCTGGCTGTCCGATACGCCGTATCTGATCGGCTCGTCGACCTGGGGAAACACCGTCATCCGGATGGTGACGTGGGTGCGCTTCCGCGATCTGCGCGACGGGAGCGAGTTCTACGCGCTCAACACCCATCTCGATCATGCACATCAGTACGCGCGGGAGCGGTCCGCCGGCCTGATCACCGAACGGCTGCACGGACTGGACGCCGCGCTGCCCCGGATCGTCACGGGTGATTTCAATGTCGCCGCGCACAAGAATCCGGTGTACGAGGCGATGCTGGACGGTGGGGCGCTGGTCGACAGCTGGGACACCGCCGAGCGGCGCAGCGCGCAGTACGCCACCTTCCACGGATACCAGCCGCTGGTGCGGGACGGGGACCGGATCGACTGGATCCTCACCTCGCCCGGGGTGCGGACGCGCCGCGCGTCGATCAACACCTACTCCGCGCACGGTCAGTTTCCGAGTGATCACCTGCCGGTGCAGTCCTGGGTCGAATGGTGAGCGGCGGCGCGTCGGCCGACGGTGCCTAGCGGGGAGGCGACACCTCCCGGCGGGGAGCGCCGCCGCGGACCTGAAGGTTGTCGAGGAGCTCCCGGGTCGCGGCCGTCACGGCGTCCACGGCGTGATCGAACACCTCTCGGTTGTGCGCGGCGGGCGCACGGAAGCCGGAGACCTTGCGGACGTACTGCAGGGCGGCGGCTCGGATGTCCTCATCCGAGACCTCGGGAGTGGTGGGCGGACGGAGCGTCTTGATGCTGCGGCACATGACTCCAGTGTGCCTCGGGGGTCTGACAACGACGACGGAAGCGGCCGCCGATGGTGGCGGCCGCCGGATCAGGGAGCGGGGTTGGCCGACGGGATCGGCCGACTGGATCAGCCGGGGAGGCCGGTCACCCGCATGGTGATGTTGAGACGGCCGCTGGTCAGACCGGTTGCCGGGTCGCCGGTACCGGGGTGCACCTTGGGCACGCCGTGGTACGCGAAGCGGGACGCCCCACCGAAGACGAACAGATCGCCCGAAGCCAGCTCGACATCGGTGTAGGGCTTGGTGCGCGTCTCGGTGTTGCCGAAGCGGAAGACACAGGTGTCGCCGACGCTGAGGGAGACCACCGGTGCGGCCGAGCGCTCCTCCTTGTCCTGGTGCATGCCGAGCTTCGCCTGACCGTCGTAGAAGTTGATCAGGGCGGTGTCCGGGGTGTAGCCGTCGCCCGCGGCCACGTCCTGATACGCCTCGACCAGCGCGCGGCGGCCCAGCTCCACCATCCAGGAGGGGAACGCGGCCACTCGGGCACCGTTCACATCGTCGGCGGTACGGGTGTACGCGTACGGCTGCCAGTGCCAGCCGATGCACACGGTCTGCACGGACATCACCCCACCGCGCGGGAGCTTGGTGTGCCGGATCGGGGCCGGTCCCCGCGCCCAGCCACGGCAGGCGTTGACCAGCTCGCGCTGCTGCGCCGGCGACAGCCAGCCGGGGATGTGGACGGCACCGGGGGCGACCTCACGGCGGGCTGGAGGGGAAGTGGCAGCGGCGGTGCGGGGGCCGGGGCGTCGCGCGGAGTCGCCGGATGGCCCGCTGTCCCCGGGATGCCCGCTGTCCGCGCCGCTCCCGAAGTCCTCGAAGCCGGGAAGTGGCGTGCTCATGTGCTCCTGCCTCTGCGCGCTGACTCTTTACAGCGTGCCACGTCGTGCCACGTCAGGGGGCGTCGGGCGCCGGGGGCGGCAGGTGCCGGACGAGCCAGCCGCGGTCGAGGGTCCAGACCCCGCCGTCGGCGGTGACACCGCGCATGCCCTGCAACGTGGCGGCACCGGCCAGCGCGGGGAGACGGGAGTCGCCGAGCGCGGCGAAGCCGTATGTGCGGGCCGGGTCCCAGGTGGTGCTCCGGCGGAGCCGGCGGCTCATCTGGGCCCAGCCGAGCGGGGCCGCGGCCACGACCCAGGCGTCCGGTTCCCCGGCGGCGAACCGCGTGGCCGGCCGCAGCCAGGACGCGGCGGTCTCCGGCCAGTCCACCGTGGCGAGGACCGTCCGCTCCTCCGCCGCGGACCACGCCGTGACGAAGGCCGCCGCGGACGCCCGCGAGGCGGTGTCCCGGCTGTGCCCGACGACCACGGTGCGGATACGGGGCCGGGCCGCGGTCAACAGGCCGAGGAGCGCGGTGAGTTCGGAGGGGTGTGCGGGGCGGGGGAGAGGAGGGTGTCGCCGCCGTACGCGGAGGCCGCGTCGTGGGGGACGAGGGGGGAGGGGGTGGCTGGAGAAGAAGGGGGCGCGGGGGACATGGGGCGGTGCCTCCGTGCGGAGCGGGAGGAGGGGAGGGGCGGTGGGTCGGCCTCGGGGCCGGAAGGGGTGTCGTACGTCGAGTGTGTGGCTTCGCCGGCGCTACGGCTGGCGGGAATCAGACGTCACCGTGGCGAGCCGCTCCGGCACCCGGCCCGGGACCCCGCCTCCGCAGTCGTCCGCCCGCTTCCCCGGTCCCCGCCGTCTTCTCCGGTTCCCGCCCCGTTCTCCGGCTACGCCGCCTCGACGACCTCGGAGCGGACCGCGAGTGTCCAGATCTCCAGCAGCACCGCGTACTCCGCCATGTCCTGCGACGTCCATGCCAGGCCGCGCCGGGCGCGCACAAATCGGCGAATCGATTCGTTGGCTTCGGAGGCAGGGGAGGGCAGGCGCGGATGCGCGGAAGGAGTTGGGGACATATGAGCAATGCTAGGGGCAGACACTGACAATGCCTCTCCATATACGGCGCCCGGCGGCCCGCCGCCGGCTTCAGCGATGCCGCCCGGGCGACGTCCCAACTCCCTGACCAGCCACGACCGTCGGACCGCCGGCGTCGCTCGCTGCCCGCATGTGTCCATTCCCACACGCTCCGCGGTCAACCCGCGGTAAGTGCGGTACGGGGCCCGCGCCTCGGGGCGGGGGCCCCGTGCCTCACGTGAGGAACAGGCAGAACGGGTGGCCCGCCGGGGCCAACAACACCCGCACGTCGTCCTGCGGTTGCCATGCGGCGCGGACGGCTCCCAGCGCCACGGCGTACGCCTCGGCCTCGTCCAGGTCGTCGACCCGGATGTCGAGGTGCAGCATCTTCTGCTGCTCCGCGGGGAGTTCGGGCCACACCGGTGGCCGGTAGTCCGGCTCGGACTGGAACGAGAGCCCGGTGCCCCCTTCCGGGTTCCGGAGCAGCACCCAGTCCGCTTCGCTGAGTTTCACCTCCCACCCCAGCAGCGCCTGGTAGAAGCCGGCAAGGGCCTGTGCGTCGGGGCAGTCCACGACCACCGTCGCCAGGGAGAACCGAGGTTTCATGGGGTCACCCTCTCCGCCGTCTCGTGTCGCTGCGCGCCAGGATGCTCTCCCCCTCGAAAGGGTGAGGGGCCGTCCGTGGGGTGCCCTCCATTGTGGCGGGCCGGAGCGCCGTGCGGGCGGGCCGCCGTTCTTCGTCGGACCGTCGTTGTCAGTGGTGGCCTTTACGGTGGTGCCCGTAATCATCCGAGCTGCTGGCGCTTCTCGGACCCGCCCCGCTCCCGTGACAGCGCACGGGAGTGGGGCTCCGCCGCCCGGTCAGCGGCGGTGATCGCCGAAGGCCCCCGGCCGGAGGTGGCCACCCGTTCCGCACATCGCCTGGACGAGGTGCGTGTCCATGGCCGCGTCTATCGGGCCGTACTGGGGCTTGTCGTGCGCGTCCAACTTCTGATAGCGCGTCAGGTTGAAGCCGAGGGACATCTGGCGCCGGCCGTCCGCGGTGGACAGGGACCAGGTCATGGCCCCGGGGACCAGGCCGTTGTGTCCCCAGACCGTCCCGCAGGGCAGCGGCATCTCGAACAGGCCCAGGCCGTAGCGCACCTTGCTGCCTTCGATCGGCACGGTGGTCTTCATCTGGCGCAGCTGGGCGGCGGGAAGCAGTTCGCCGCCGAGCAGCGCACGGTAGAAGCGGTTCAGGTCGGCCATCGTCGACACCAGTGAGCCGGCCGTGCCGGCCCAGGACATGTTGTAGACGGCGAAGTCGCGCGGGGGCTGGAAGAGGCCGTACGCGGCCTCGTACATCATGGCGTGCGGCCCGGTGAGCTGAGGCGAGCGCGGGAAGTAGGTGTGCCGCAGCCCGGCCTTCCGGATGACGTGGTCGGTGATGTACGCCTCCGGGGACCGCCCGGTGACCTTGCGCAGCAGCAGGCCCGCGAGCACGTAATTGGTGTTGGCGTAGTGATGGGCCTGCCCCGGCTCGCCGGTCGGCTTCGCGGCGAGGCCCAGCCGGGCCAGCTCGCGCGGGTCGAACTGGTGGAAGCGGTTGCCCTCGATGCTCTCCAGGGTGGGGAAGATCGCCGGGGCGTACTCGCCGATGCCGCTGGTGTGGTTGAGCAGCATCCGGACCGTGACGGCCCGGCCCCGCTGCCCGGGTACCAGGTCGGGCAGGTAGCGGCCGATCGGCGCGTCCAGCGCGATGCGCCCCTTGGCGACCTCCTGGAGGACGGCGACTGCCGTGAAGGACTTGGTGATGCTCCCGATGCGGTGGCGCATCTGGGGCGTGGTGGGGCGCCCGGTGCCGACATCGGCGACGCCTGCCGCGCCCTGCCACTCCTCGGTGCCGTCCCGCACCGCCGAGTAGGCGCCGTACATCCCCGCGTCGTGGAACGCCTTGAGCGTCCGGGACAGGGCCGCACGGTCGAGCCCGGCCCGGTCGGGGTGGGCCGCGGCGCCGGGGGAGGAGGGCCGGCCGGTCGTCGTGGCGGCCGAGGCGGCGGTCGGAACCGTCAGTGCGAGTAAGACGGCGGTGGCGGTGGCGGCCAGCCGCACTCGGCGGTGGCGGGTGGGGGGAACGGGCATGGGTTCTCCGTCAGTTCAGGGCTTGCGGCCCGCGTTGATCTTGGCTGTCACGATTCTGGTGGCGGCGTCGCGCCGGGCCGTCAACCCTGAGAACGACCTTGATCCCCGGTCCGCATGACAAATGTCAGGTTTCGCTGTGCGGCGGACGCCCGGTTCTCCTGAGGCGCGCTCGGCGCGGGTGGGCCACGATGGAAGAGCCGAGGTGCAACGACGCGTGTGCGGCGGTGGCGGTGAGCGTCGCCCGGAGCACTCGCCGAGCCGTATCGGGAGGCCCCGATGGATTACCCGGAACGCTACGAGCTGGTATTTCAGGCTCCGGCCGTGGAGGACGACGTGGTGGTCGTCCGGCGAACCGAGCGGGCGGGAGCCGGCGGGTTTCCGGTCTACGAGGACGAGTCGGGAATCGTGCGCGCGGAGATCAGCGATCGCGGCGAGGTCCGCATGCTGGCGAGCGGCGGCCACCAGATGCTCCGCACGCCGATGCTGGCGCGGCCGCTCGCCCCGGGGCCGTGAGGCCGCGGCGGGAGCCGTACCGCCCGCACGGCCGGCGCTCGGGGCCGCGCCCAGGCGCTTACGTGGTGTAGCGCAGGTGATTCACGGGGTAATGGGCCGGGCGGGTGGCGCGGCTTTCCGGGCACGTCGGGTGATCTCCCGGGCGGGTGGGGCGGGGCGACCGGCCTCGGCGGTCAGAGGCCGCGCAGGTGGTTGCGGCGGCGAGCGGGGTGGCCCGCGCCGGGGGTGGCCGGCCGGCCGGTGTCGGGGGCCGGTCCGGTGGCCTCGGGGGTGGTGTCGGAGGTGTCTGCCGGGTCCGCCTCGTCCGGCTGCTCGGCCCGCTCGTCGGGGTCGGCGCCGGATCCGTCCGGGGCCCCGGCTTCCGGTTCGCTCGCGGGGGTGGTTGCGTGTCCCGCGAGAACGGCCATGGCGCGTTCGAGAGTCTCCCCGGTGACCTGCATCCGGATTCTGGCCAGTCGTTCTAACTCGGTACGCGACACCACGTCAGAGTACCTGGCGCCACTTCAAACCTCGGCATGACGCAAATATCTGTCGGAGCGCACGAGTTGCGGGTCAGGGCGCGGGCAACTGGGCAGACGGGAGGGCTCGGGTGACCGCGGCCTCGGCGTGCAGTCTGGTGGTCGGGAAGACCGGCACCGGGCTGTGCTCGGGGCCGATGAGCAGTTCGATCTCGGTGCACCCCAGCACGATGCCCTCCGCGCCGGCGGCGACGAGGTCGTCGATCACGGCCCGGTACGCGGCGCGGGACTCCTCGCGCACCACGCCGAGGCACAGCTCCTCGTAGATCACCCGGTGGACGGTGCCGCGCGCGGCGGCGTCCGGCACCAGTACGGTCAGCCCGTGGCGTTCGAGGCGTCCCCGGTAGAAGTCCTGCTCCATGGTGAAGGCGGTGCCCAGCAGTCCGATCCGGCGCAGGCCGCGTGCGCGCACGGCTTCCGCCGTGGTGTCGGCGAGGTGGAGCAGCGGGACGCTCACCGCTGCGGCCACCTCGTCGGCCACCTTGTGCATGGTGTTGGTGCAGATCAGCAGCATGTCCACGCCGGCTGACTCCAGCGCTCCGGCCGCCTCGGCGAGTATCTCGGCGGCCTGCTCCCAGCGGCCCTCGGCCTGCAGGCGTTCGATCTCCGCGAAGTCCACCGAGTAGAGCACGCAGCGCGCGGAGTGCAGCCCGCCCAGGCGCTCGCGCGTCAGCTCGTTGAGCAGGCGGTAGTACTCGGCGGTGGACTCCCAGCTCATGCCCCCGAGGAGCCCGATCGTTTGCATCATTGCGTCACTCTCGCACATGGCCGCCGGGACCCGTCGAGGTCCTCGGGCAACAGGGCGCCGCATTGGTATGGACAACCTCAACCGACCACCCATAGCCTGAGGTTGGTCTAGACCGCAGTCCTCGGTGGGTGTGGCGCCCCGTCCGCCGTCCTCGCCCGCGCATGTCCGACGCCCGGGCTCCGTAAGGCAATTACCCCCCACAGCGGCCTGCCTTCCCCTGCCCGGAGACCGGCCGCGCGAAGGAGTTCCGCATGCGTTCTCGTCTTGCCGCGGTGCTGAGTGCCGCCACCGTTGCCGTGGGCCTCGCCCTCGTCGTGCCGGCCGGCCCGGCCGCGGCGACAGCGGACTGTCCGTCCTGCGCCGTGGCCCCGGCCGGCAGCGGCACCCGCGCCGAGGGATTCGTCGTCAGCGAGGCGCAGTTCAACCAGATGTTCCCGAACCGGAACCCGTTCTACACGTACGGCGGGCTGACCGCGGCGCTCAGCGCCTACCCGGAGTTCGCCAACACCGGGAGCGACACCGTCAAGCGGCAGGAGGCCGCGGCCTTCCTCGCCAACGTCGGCCACGAGACCGGTGGCCTGGTCCACGTGGTGGAGCAGAACACCGGCAACTACCCGCACTACTGCGACGCCACCCAGCCCTACGGATGCCCGGCGGGTCAGGCCGCCTATTACGGGCGTGGGCCGATCCAGCTCAGCTGGAACTTCAACTACAAGGCGGCGGGCGACGCGTTGGGCATCGATCTGCTGCACAACCCGTACCTCGTCGAGCAGGACGCCGCCGTCGCCTGGAAGACCGCGCTCTGGTACTGGAACACCCAGACCGGCCCGGGCCGGATGACTCCGCACACCGCGATGGTCACCGGCGCGGGCTTCGGCGAGACGATCCGCAGCATCAACGGCTCCCTGGAGTGCAACGGCGGCAACCCGGGCCAGGTGCAGAGCCGGATCGACAACTACACGAACTTCGTCCAGATCCTCGGGACCACCCCCGGCGACAACCTGAGCTGCTGACGGCGGTACCGGCCGGGCCCTGTGGTGGCGGGCCCGGCCGGTGCCCGTCGTGGTGCCCCGGCCCGGCTCTACCAGCGGACCGGCAGCTGCTCCGTCCCCCGGATGAGCATCCCGGTGCGCCACGTCAGGGCCTCCGGATCGACGTCCAGGGCGAGGTCGGGGCAGCGCTCCAGCAGGGACCGGAGGGCGACCCGGGCCTCCAACCGGGCCAGTGGCGCGCCGAGGCAGAAGTGGATGCCGTGACCGAAGGCGGCGTGGCCGCGGGCGTCACGGGTGATGTCGAAGTCGTCGGCCGCGCTGTAGCGGTCCGGGTCCCGGGAGGCGGAGGCCAGGGCGACCAGGATCGTCTCCCCGGCGGGGATCGACGTGCCGCCGATCTCGATCGGCTCGGCGTTGAACCGCCAGGTCGCCGTCTCCACCGGCCCGTCGTAGCGCAGCATCTCCTCGACGGCGTTGTCGAGGAGGGAGAAGTCGGCGCGCAGCGCCGCCAGTTGGGCCGGGTGCTGGAGCAGCGCCCGTACGCCGTTGGACAGCAGACTGACCGTCGTCTCGTGCCCGGCGACCAGCAGCAGGAAGGCCGTGCCGACCAGCTCCTCCCGCGAGAGCTGGTCACCGTCCTCGTCGCTGGTGCGGATCAGGTCGCTGAGCAGGCCCTCACCGGGGTCCTTGCGGCGCGCCTCGATGAGCCCGACGAGGTAGTCCGACATCGCGACGCTCGCCGCGTACGCCGCCTCCTCGCCGGTCGGCGCGACGAGCTCGTTCGACCAGCCGCGGAACGCCTCCCGGTCCATGGCGGGGACGCCGATGAGCTCGCAGATCACCGTCATCGGCAACGGGAAGGCGAGGGCCTCGACGAGATCGGCCCGGCCGTCCGGCGCGGCGAGCATCGCGTCGAGCAGCTCGTCGGTGATCTGCTGCACCCGCGGCCGGAGCGCCTCCACCCGGCGCGTGGTGAACTCCTTCGCCACCAGCTTCCGCAGCCGGGTGTGGTGCGGCGGGTCCGCGTCCAGCATGTTGGTGAACAACGCGGATTCCTCGCCGTCGCCGAGCTGGCCGGACGCCCGCCAGTTCTTGCTCAGGCGGGGATCGGTGAGGGCGCCGCGGACCGCCTCGTGCCCGACGACCAGCCACACGTCCGGGCCGTTGGGGAGGCGCACCCGGTGCACCGGCCCCTGGGCCCGCAGCTTGGCGTAGTACTTGTACGGGTTCGCGGTGAAGTCCGCACCGTAAGCGCCCAGATCCACAATCTCCGGCATGTATGGTCCCGTCCCTCTCGATGATTCCCGGGAAGTTCGTCCCCCGGCCCTCACCAGCACCGTACGTACCAGCCCGGTCCTCGGCATCGACCCAGCGGAGGAGCCGCGGGCGGCGGTGTCCTCCTCTCGCAGTGCACCGGTGTCAGCAGCGGGCGTGCGCCGTGATGTCCGCGGTGAACTCGTCGATCATCGCCGGGGTGACCGTCGGCCGGCACCGGTCGAGGGCGGCGAGATAGTCCTGGGTGCCCGCACCGAGCCGCCCGTGGGCACCCGCGCCGACCCCGACCGCCTCCAGATCCCGCTCGAACGACGCCTGCGCCGCCATCCGCGCGGCGTGCTCGATGTCGGCCGGGGTGAACAGCTCGCTGGCCGCCACCAGGGCCGCGACATCCACCTCGGCCCGCCCGTCCGTGTACCGCGACCAGATCGCCGAGCGGGCCGCCGGGTCCGGCGTTCCGATCGGAATCACATAGTCGAAGCGGCCGGGCCGCAGGAACGCCGGGTCCAGCGAGCGGATGGAGTTGGTGGCGCACACCAGCAGCCGCTCGTCGCGCTCCCGGAAGCCCGGTATCAGCTTCAGCAGCTCGTTGGTCACCCCGTGCAGTCCGCCGGGCTGCGCCGGCTCGTTGCGGACCGGTGCGATCTCCTCGACCTCGTCGATGAAGACCAGCACCCGCTCCAGCTCCGCGATCCGGGCGAACGCGCTGCGCAGCGCGTTCGCGAGATTGCCCTCGTCGGCCAGTCGGGACGGCAGCAGCTCGACGAACGGCCAGCCCAGCCGGGCGGCGATGCCCCGCGCGAAGGTGGTCTTCCCGGTCCCCGGCGGGCCGAACAGGGCGACCGCCCGCGGCGGTCGGACCCCGTGCCGGGCCGCCCGCTCCGGCTCCGCCAGCGGCAGCACCACCCGCCGCTCGATGAGGTCCTTCTCCGCCTCCATGCCGGCCACCTTCGACCAGAGGTCGGCCGGCAGGAACCGGCCGCCGAGGTCCTCCAGGAGGCCGGCCGCGGGCCCGTGGTGCGGCTCGACCTTCTCGAAGTAGGCCACTGCGGGCTGACGGGTGTAGCCCGCGTTGAGCAGGCCCTCCCCGAGCAGCTCCTCCTCGGGCAGTACGTAGGCGATCCGGCTCACCCGGGCGGCCATCAGCCGCCGCTCCAGCTCCACCAGCAGGGCGCTCGCCAGCCCGCGGCCGCGCCAGGCGGAGGAGATCGCGATCCGCATCACCCAGCCCCGCTCACCTGCGACACACGCGAGCGCCGCACCGATGGGCGCCCCCTGGTGGACGGCCACCACGGCGGGCTGCCGGGAGGTCAGCGCGCTGATGCACTCGGCGAGCGAGAACACGGACTCCTGCCCGAGCTCGGCCGTGGAGTCGATCAGGTGGACCACCTCGGCGAGATCCTTCTCGCGGTAATCGTGGATGAGCCAGTTCACCGGTACCGCCCCTCATTGGTGATGTTGGTGATGTGGTGGCAGTGAGGCTAGGTGCGGCGGGGGAGCGGGTCCTGCTCCACGGCGCACAATCCGGCGTCCGCTCCGCTACGGTCCGTACGTAGCCAGATCCGT
The sequence above is a segment of the Streptomyces lydicus genome. Coding sequences within it:
- a CDS encoding chitinase — protein: MRSRLAAVLSAATVAVGLALVVPAGPAAATADCPSCAVAPAGSGTRAEGFVVSEAQFNQMFPNRNPFYTYGGLTAALSAYPEFANTGSDTVKRQEAAAFLANVGHETGGLVHVVEQNTGNYPHYCDATQPYGCPAGQAAYYGRGPIQLSWNFNYKAAGDALGIDLLHNPYLVEQDAAVAWKTALWYWNTQTGPGRMTPHTAMVTGAGFGETIRSINGSLECNGGNPGQVQSRIDNYTNFVQILGTTPGDNLSC
- a CDS encoding aspartate/glutamate racemase family protein, which gives rise to MQTIGLLGGMSWESTAEYYRLLNELTRERLGGLHSARCVLYSVDFAEIERLQAEGRWEQAAEILAEAAGALESAGVDMLLICTNTMHKVADEVAAAVSVPLLHLADTTAEAVRARGLRRIGLLGTAFTMEQDFYRGRLERHGLTVLVPDAAARGTVHRVIYEELCLGVVREESRAAYRAVIDDLVAAGAEGIVLGCTEIELLIGPEHSPVPVFPTTRLHAEAAVTRALPSAQLPAP
- a CDS encoding cytochrome P450 family protein; this encodes MPEIVDLGAYGADFTANPYKYYAKLRAQGPVHRVRLPNGPDVWLVVGHEAVRGALTDPRLSKNWRASGQLGDGEESALFTNMLDADPPHHTRLRKLVAKEFTTRRVEALRPRVQQITDELLDAMLAAPDGRADLVEALAFPLPMTVICELIGVPAMDREAFRGWSNELVAPTGEEAAYAASVAMSDYLVGLIEARRKDPGEGLLSDLIRTSDEDGDQLSREELVGTAFLLLVAGHETTVSLLSNGVRALLQHPAQLAALRADFSLLDNAVEEMLRYDGPVETATWRFNAEPIEIGGTSIPAGETILVALASASRDPDRYSAADDFDITRDARGHAAFGHGIHFCLGAPLARLEARVALRSLLERCPDLALDVDPEALTWRTGMLIRGTEQLPVRW
- a CDS encoding ATP-binding protein yields the protein MNWLIHDYREKDLAEVVHLIDSTAELGQESVFSLAECISALTSRQPAVVAVHQGAPIGAALACVAGERGWVMRIAISSAWRGRGLASALLVELERRLMAARVSRIAYVLPEEELLGEGLLNAGYTRQPAVAYFEKVEPHHGPAAGLLEDLGGRFLPADLWSKVAGMEAEKDLIERRVVLPLAEPERAARHGVRPPRAVALFGPPGTGKTTFARGIAARLGWPFVELLPSRLADEGNLANALRSAFARIAELERVLVFIDEVEEIAPVRNEPAQPGGLHGVTNELLKLIPGFRERDERLLVCATNSIRSLDPAFLRPGRFDYVIPIGTPDPAARSAIWSRYTDGRAEVDVAALVAASELFTPADIEHAARMAAQASFERDLEAVGVGAGAHGRLGAGTQDYLAALDRCRPTVTPAMIDEFTADITAHARC